In the Glycine max cultivar Williams 82 chromosome 6, Glycine_max_v4.0, whole genome shotgun sequence genome, AATTTGTTTGAGATTTGGCCAATGAAAGAAAAGTTTTCCGAGTCTGAGATTTGATGCACTTTCCGAGTCTGAAACACCTCATCAAATTGAACAGGAAGAAGCTTCTAAATGACTCCAAACCAAAAGGTGAGATTAGTGTGAATCTTCTGATGCTTTGGTTCTGATTACTCGCCAAATCTTGAGTCATTAAGGATTTAGCTCCACTTTTCTGTGCTAGTTACACTTAACATCTCTAGGCTCCTATACCCAGACTTAATTTTTAGTGAGCTGTCAgtgatagattttttttttttgtctgttcGCGActttgcattttctttcttattcaaaattaaatgttaatatttttaatcaatgacCCAATTATCTCCTTGGATGAACTTACTTAACAAATACTGCGTTATTTATAAGAATGATATCCTGATGATTAGGGAAAAACTGTTAAGTAGAATGATTTCATGTAGAAGTTGAGATAACTGCTGTCGCTTAAACCTGAACCATTCCCTATATCCTTAGATTCATCCATATATTTTAATAGGAAGTATAGAAAGAATTGGAGATTCGTGCAACATGCATTCGCACAATGTGTCAGTGATTGAGGCTGGCAAGAATACGCCCGTCTATTCTGGTTAAATTATTTCACTCCTGAGGAACGAAGCTTTAAGGGTAAATGATCCTTTTGTTCGACTTACATagatgtattttatttaaattcttatattaattaatcacGCATCAAACTAATTTAGTTGATATCCTATCGACAATTAAGTATCTTAATGTAGCAAAATAATTAGTTGAATAAGTTTGATGTTTAGTTGATCAATATACATGAACtaaaatggaaaacttcaatgttgttcattatgtttttttctattaaaaaaaaaataatttgctttgaaataaaaaacattttagtgaTCACAGTCATTTCCCCAAAgcttaaacaaataattaaatcaattgaAAATGTAATAGAATGTGCTTCAAGACCCTTACATCTAAACTTGATCCTTGACCACAGTATGATCGAggtggaaaaataaaaagtaatttcattttatggaTAAGCTCAAGCCCAAGCCACATATTCATACAGTACTTTCTAGAACTAAGAGCTAGAATTGGCAAGGGTCTGAATAATTGTTTTATGCCATGGATTGGAAAGATGCTCCACAAGATTATCAATTGGTCCAACATGAGTCACTGAAGCTTGTACAAAGATGCCAAGCATTGCCACCATTGCGAGTCGCCCTGAAAATAGAAGGATTTACAACTAAGGAAACGAGCTTTTGGAGAATTAtacatttattgataaatatcaaagaacTGAGAAAAAAAGATACCATTCTTAATCTCTTTAAGCTTCCAGTCATGAGCGTTATTAATATCTTTAGCTAGGCCAAGAGGATTTAGCAGAGGACCCCCAGGGTACCTGTTTGAAACAAAAGCATACATCTCAATGTCTAAATGCAAGTATAGTAAAATCAAAATGCCCCGTGACAATTAATCCGCTGTTGAGGAGAATGCATACCCTATGTTTACCAATTCATGCTCGATATAATAGTCAAAGAACACGAAGAATCAGATTCAAAACTGAAGGAGAAAGATAagagagaaatatatatttttgttattggaAAATGTAAATACCCTGGCTCTAAGCCTTTCAGTGAAGCTTCCAATCCAAAGAAGGACCCCTCTTTAGCTTGAGATCCAGGACTAACAAAATCCATATACCTTTTAGTTTCCACAAACCTGTGCAAGTAAAAGTGATGAAGTCATACGTACAGGCCACTGAATTCTCGAGGATAATGAAATTATGAAAGCCCCAGTTCAAGACAAAAGTTCTACCCCATCAGAACTAGTTGAACAAGGAAGAGTGTCTTTGTATTGGCAAAGTCGTATTTTACCGCACCAGCTTCAAACCAAACCGGTATCTTACTAATTCCTGTGACGCGAAGTAGCTGCATAGATTTTACCAAGAAGTTCAGGCAAGGACttcaatagtaaaaaaaaaaaaaaaagcagcttAACTTATGAAGCTTGATTACTGTTATCAATGGTGGAAAGCCAAAATTCCACCATATAAACATGTTATGGCGATGGTAGCACCCCCATTTAACAATGGTCTTGATTGATTTCTATCAATTTATTAAGAATACTTTTCTACAATCaatctttattattatatgcACATGTGCAAGTTGTGTTACTCACATCTGTCACTAGAATTCCGAAGACCCCAAGCATTGCAAAGCGACAATGAACCAGCTCTGCCTGCACATACCACCTTAAGCTTGCCGGATCCTCTGCAAGTCCAAGTGGGTCGAACCCAAAATCTCCAGCAAGACTGAAAAGCATACTGTTTATgtcaaaaacttgaaaagagaCAGTAGCAATAGCAGAACAAGATGCCCAAGAGAAGTGTACAGCCTCACGTTCCATCAAGATGAGGTGGGGGATCAAGTCCTGGGAGCCATGTAGGTCGCTGTTGCGCCCCAACACAAGTTTGCCTATAACGTGGAGTGGCAGCAGCACCATCCCCAAGCCACGATAATCTTCCAGCTGGTGAACCTCTATCCAAGCTCTTGTTGTTGAATAAAGAGCCGGGCTGAATGGAGAAGCTTCTTCCTATTGCTACGGCCATTGTTTTCTGATTATCTGCTCCTATTCCCGTgctcaaatttgcctctttcaCCACAACCACATGCATACATATTATTGGTTTAAAGGTAAAAGAAATGCATGGGCCCACTTATCCATTGAGTGTTGGATAACAAACGTTTGCTTCTAAGGCTCCATGATGATAACATAACAATTTCTTCCAACCTAGAGAGGTAAACATTTTCGAGGCCACTctataaatcataaattattctttttcaaaGTTCTTAAAGGAAATTAGATGTTACTTCAGCATCTTCCATAAGAACAAAGAGACCAAACATTGACAATTCGTACTGTCTGGGCTCCCTTTAGTTTCTTCAAACATTTTCGATtcatttagtattttaaaaGCCAAAACGCCCAAATCAATAGTGGAGGCTGAGCGCCTCTCCCACCACAGGGATTTCTAagtaagagaagaaaaaagaaattcagaTAAAATTGATACAATTCTTGGACCAACTAATAATATCTTTAGATAACTGAACATGCTGGTACAATGAGACAACCATCACTGATTTCCCTGTGTCATAAAATGCTTAATTAATATCTGAAATGATATTAATATCAACTACACCTTAAAATAttctacatacaactgaaatttaaatgaaacaTATGAAATGATATTAATGAAGATAAAAGAGCAACAAATAGTTCACTGGCTGTGTATCATCGCTTGCTGGATATGCTGAATGAGCTAACTTTCATTGGGGTAGCTATGACCAATGGAGCCTCAGGAGAATCAGTGACTGCAAACTTGTCATGCATAAATCGGCTCTCAACAATGGAATCATCCCTAAGGACTATCTTGTAGCAGAAGCAGCTCTTTAGACCCTGTTGGTTACGGTAGCACTCATGAGAACCATCCTTGACTTGTTGGAAGTTCCATATCACACTGAACTTCCCCACGGTGGCTACTATATGTCGCTCCTGTTTCCCATTCTCTGTCACCTAAGACACCAATAAAACTtggaattataaaaatatatttccttaTGATTAAAATATGAAAGACACAGTAAAAACCAAGATATGTCATTTCTCAGCAGACGTGGGACAGGAACAGACACAATCTAGCTTCAGGGAAAAGAATAATCCTTACCTGAGAAGAGTAACTATATATAGCCAATCAAAGCTCAAAAGcttaaacattattaaaataataatgaagtcTATATTCAAGTTCGTGCTATTATCTGGAACCTTTGATTGGTTGTGCTTATTGGCACCATGCTCATCCATGAATTGCCAAAGGGAAAAACACCACGCAAACTTACTGTAATCCCCGTGCTTTCAGCAACAGTAAACATGACATTCACTTGAAAACCAACAAACATTTAACATGCTCAGTGTTATTATGAATTTGTAATCTCAACACTGGATACACTCTAAATAGAAGTAAAAAGCTCAGATAGGATTGaatttatacaataattttctaaaaaaataaataataatgtttgAGTTATACATTAGCTTCTAATATGTTTGAGTTATTTGCAATTTACAATACAAGGATATGTTTCCTTATACACTCAAAACACATATACACACTCCTAAAGCTAATGTATTATCAATTATCAAAACCGCACACACTAATAAATTTTGACTCAAAACACACTTTGCAATAAAGGATTCAATTGAAAGGAActacaaaataataatgataatgattaaATACCATGACAAATCACAGGCAACAGAGGACATCAATATcatgagaaacaaaaataatttgcaAGATAAGAGCAGAAACAAAAATAAGCAAAACCGCCAAGTAAGCAGAGAATTCAATTCACACTTACCCACGAAAACTGAGCATTGCGGAACTTATTATTCGCTCCAGCCAAATGTGAATCAAGAGGGTTGAGCTTGAGCAACCTGGGAGCAGCAATCCTATTCCCCATCCGACCAGAAAAACCAGTCTTTGTTGTTCCATTTTTGTCAGTAAAGAGGGTACAGATAAGAATCAAGTAGGAATCAGTAGTACCCACAATCCACTTTCCATCAAAGGTTACATCCACATGAGTAACCGGCGAACCAAGGCCAGGAAAAGCCGTCTTCGCCTGCCTCATCGTGTTCACCGAATACAGCCTTATCTTCCCATCCAAAGACCCCACAACAATGGACCCATCACCAGTAGTAGCAAAGCACTGGAAGTTAGTCCCCCTCGAAAACTGATGCCCTTGTGCCCAATTCAACACGGGGGCATTGGAATCATCCAAGTTCTGAACCATCCCATTACGATCCCTCATATCCCACCTACAAAGCCTGTTATCATCCAACCCTAGAAAAGTTGACCCAGAAGGATCCAATTGAGCCCCTTTACTATCATTTGTAATATCCCTCATTGTAATCTCAGTCCCATCCTTCCCAAACATCCATTCACTCACAACCTTCCCAGTCTCAATATCAAGCTGATGAAGCCCAGTGGAGTGAAGCTTCCCTCCACCCATTGGACTCATCAGAAGCATGTTGGTCTCAGCCCTCATCAGAAGTGTCTTCTTAGGGGTACAATAGGAAGAACCACCACCCCCTTTTTGATACCCATCACTGAAATTCACAAAAGCACCCTTCCCATGAATCCCATGTGCGAAATTCTTCACAACCTGAATCCCATTATCACTCACCAAGAAACTGTTGTCCAAAGCACCCAAAGCAAGGCTCTGAATTCCACCGTTGGAAGCTTCTTCGAACTCTTCTTTTAGGTCTTGGTTTGACCTAACCAGTGTGGGGCTTTTGGTGAAGGCTTCCTCTGCGTCCTCCCACATGGAATCATCGGCGGTTTCGGGTTTTGCCCACGCCGCGAAATCCTTGCCGTAGATTTTGAGTTTGTTGGCCTCCGTGGCCTCGACGCCGTGCGTGTTCTCGAAGAGACACTTCTGGAAGGAATCGATGAAGTCGATCTGGTCTTGGTCGCTGAAGAACTTCATCGCCCAGACGCCACGCACCACGAAGTCCACGCGCCGCTGCTCGGGGAAGCTCTTCAGGCCCATCTCCGGGCCCACCTTGGATCGGATTTTGGAACCAACTTTTAAAACCCAGAAAGGCTTTTCGTTTGATTCGTCGTAGTCGTCATTGTCGTTGTCGTTGTCGGAGTCGTCGTTGTTGTCGATTTCTTCGTCGGTATCGGCGTCGGAGTGGGTTTTCACGAAAGAATAAGATGTGAGTTTATCAGAAGTTACCCATTTGGCTTTGGGGGTGTTGCCGCCAATGTGGACGTAGAGCTTGACGGCGTTATTGACGGCGGGggcggaggaggaggaagagtaTTTAAGTTTTAGGGCCTTCAGCTTGGCCTCCACGTCATCGAGGGATGACGGCGTTGACGGTTTCCGTTCGGCGCTTCCTTCGGTGGCGTCTTCGAAGGTTTCATACTCCTCTTGTTCGGAGTCGGAAGATTCCAAGAGATCTTCGCGACTGTGATTGGCTCCCATTGAATTGAGATTGGGAAATGGAAgttggagaagaagatgaatgcgTAACAGAGCGCCAATTTCGAAATTCGAAAACGGTGTGTGTTTTCTTTAGGCCTTAGGGCACTAGGGCTAGGGTTTTTAAAAGCCCAACGGATACAAACACGTGTGATAATGACTacgttaattaaaattttagcttCATTAAATTGAAGACACATTAACATGTCTCTAATTATCTCGCTAATATTTAGTAACActtattattgttttcatttttttatttctaatcaaTTTATATCACACgttatatttctttctttttattttttagctcAACTAAAATTTGGTTATTATTCTCATTTTCCTTTTTAGTTTTATacaaagtttaaaaatttaacattacagtaaaatcataaatttaattgtaGACACGATATCTAACACCTCATGCAATAAGTTAATACATATatagtataatttataaatatatatatatacacttaaCTTGTTATATTAATTCTCACCtaaattatctttatcttcATTCTTAATCTCCATCAAATATAGAAAATAGTTTTGTCTAAGTTGGGAATGAATTTCGTTGTCTTGTTCCCCACCACCTTTACAATTTaaagtttgtaattttttgCTTGTTTTTGTCACATCTATAGTTACAATTAACTTTGTGGCTCATAAATGTTGGTAAACAAAAATCTACACTCATTCATTAAGGTACTCGTTAGTTTAACTTATGGAGATCAAACAAGAGGTAAGAATAGGGCAATATGACTAAAGAGAGAGGCAAATCCTCACGACTCTCTTAGGTTCACTTCACTTTATtcattgttaataattaatcggtgaaagagaaaacaaaagtgaaaaaagagattGTTGCACAACTAGGATTTTTATCCAAGGTTGTAAATTTTAGATTGAATAGGCTAGGTACTGAATAGTGAACAATgcagaagaaaaacaagagaaataAATGAAGATCGCATTAGCAATATGAGCAaacaattttacatttaaaatgaACAAGAGAGAATAATGGACAATAGAAtgtgaaaaatgaagaaataaacatgaaacAATAAGATATTAGAAACACAAGAACGTGCACTATGGTGATATATGCTTTAtatgaaataaagaaaagaaatacaaGGTTACACTAAATGTGTGCTTATTGGacttataaaattagttttgttggtttgtgAAGGATAAAACAAAGTGAATGAAGACATTTTTGCACAACTAGGGTTTCATATAGTGTTGCAAAACTCAAACCAAATCGATCAAGAACTAGATGATGATCGATAAGGTCAAGCTATCAAATTGGATATGCTCATAGATCAGTATTAACATCATTAAATTGGATAAGAATCATAGTGAACCAACCTAACTCGGAGCATCAATAGGgtaaaacataacaaaaaatgaaaagaaaacacaagaaaaagaaacaagaaagaagaaaaagaaatgaagatcGCTAGAGCAATAGTACCAAACAATCTGCATCTAAAAGGAACgcgtgaaaaaaaataataataatgaagtaTAGAATGTGAAAATGAaccaagagaaaagaagaatcaCAAGAATGTGTAGTGCAGCgactatatattttcttttaaatagagaaaagaaataTAGGGTTATATTAAATGTGGGCCTGTTGGATTAACAAATGAGCTTGTAATTTCATCCTTAGTGAGGTAGAAGAAAGGTAGATATCAACATTctcgtgtgtgtatatatatatatatattcttaagttgattttttattgttattttgtatataaaaatttatttaaatgtgtttttaatttcaaaaaaatatgtttttaagatTAATCTATCTTCAATATTTTGGTTTAAGAttattaagtaaataaaattatttacttttacttCCTAAAAGTACATAAATGATATGATAAAAGTTAGAATTGGTAAAATAGATTGAACCGATGAGTCATGCCGGCCAAATTGGACCTAAAAAAAGTGGCCCTCATAGAAGATCAATTTGGCACAACCATTGGTATAAACAAGTCTAAAAATATATAGCTTCAAATTCAATCGAATGTCCaatgttattttacttttttaatataaatttagattaaaaaaaagtaaaatggatTAATAAAATGCAGTCCATAGAGAATTTGGGCCAGGATGACCCAACACGCATTTTTCACGTTAGGCAGGTGGGAAGAGATCGAACAGTCCATTTTGCTAgctataataaaaa is a window encoding:
- the LOC100807600 gene encoding protein CYPRO4, which gives rise to MGANHSREDLLESSDSEQEEYETFEDATEGSAERKPSTPSSLDDVEAKLKALKLKYSSSSSAPAVNNAVKLYVHIGGNTPKAKWVTSDKLTSYSFVKTHSDADTDEEIDNNDDSDNDNDNDDYDESNEKPFWVLKVGSKIRSKVGPEMGLKSFPEQRRVDFVVRGVWAMKFFSDQDQIDFIDSFQKCLFENTHGVEATEANKLKIYGKDFAAWAKPETADDSMWEDAEEAFTKSPTLVRSNQDLKEEFEEASNGGIQSLALGALDNSFLVSDNGIQVVKNFAHGIHGKGAFVNFSDGYQKGGGGSSYCTPKKTLLMRAETNMLLMSPMGGGKLHSTGLHQLDIETGKVVSEWMFGKDGTEITMRDITNDSKGAQLDPSGSTFLGLDDNRLCRWDMRDRNGMVQNLDDSNAPVLNWAQGHQFSRGTNFQCFATTGDGSIVVGSLDGKIRLYSVNTMRQAKTAFPGLGSPVTHVDVTFDGKWIVGTTDSYLILICTLFTDKNGTTKTGFSGRMGNRIAAPRLLKLNPLDSHLAGANNKFRNAQFSWVTENGKQERHIVATVGKFSVIWNFQQVKDGSHECYRNQQGLKSCFCYKIVLRDDSIVESRFMHDKFAVTDSPEAPLVIATPMKVSSFSISSKR
- the LOC100804934 gene encoding photosystem I chlorophyll a/b-binding protein 5, chloroplastic, with the protein product MHVVVVKEANLSTGIGADNQKTMAVAIGRSFSIQPGSLFNNKSLDRGSPAGRLSWLGDGAAATPRYRQTCVGAQQRPTWLPGLDPPPHLDGTLAGDFGFDPLGLAEDPASLRWYVQAELVHCRFAMLGVFGILVTDLLRVTGISKIPVWFEAGAVKYDFANTKTLFLVQLVLMGFVETKRYMDFVSPGSQAKEGSFFGLEASLKGLEPGYPGGPLLNPLGLAKDINNAHDWKLKEIKNGRLAMVAMLGIFVQASVTHVGPIDNLVEHLSNPWHKTIIQTLANSSS